Genomic DNA from Fodinicurvata sp. EGI_FJ10296:
CCGCGACACGCGCCAGGCGTGCCGAGGCCTTGGCAAGGTCGTCTTGCGTCTGCCCGAGAAACGGGTTGACCGCGACTGTCGCGGCCAGCGGAAAGGCGGGCGGAAGGGCGCGGGCGGCGGTCTCGGCCGCTTCGAGAAGCCCGGAAATCCGGGTTGGAGCAATTTGCGCGTGCGTCATGAACATACGTGTTGCCTTTGCTTCAGCTGGATTTCGTGACCCGGAATCCGCCAATCAGACGATCGAGGAGTGCATTGAGATAGAGTCCGTTCGCGATATGCACGCGCAGACCCGCCGCGGAAGGGTGGTGCGCCCAGAGCGGAAACAGTGTCTGAGCAACGGCCACGACGCCGAAGGAACAGACCGCCAGCACGATCAGGGCCCATTCCAGCGGACCCGCGAACGGCGCGGCCGGAAGCGACGCGCCCCAGAGCGCATCTGCCGCCTGCTGGAACGTGAAATAGGCCAGCGCGGCACCGAGGGCGGCGAGACCCGTACGGCGGGTAAGCGCCGCTGGCGCGGCATCGGCCAGCCCCTGGGCCACGAGATAGGCGACGCCGAATATCAGCATCGCCCCGATTGCCAGCGCCTGCGGCGATTTCGGCCCCGCCATCAGCGTGAAGGTGAGAGCGACGGCGCCATAAAGCGCGAGCGCAAGGCCAAAGGCTTTTACCACCGCCGCAGCCTTCGGTACTGCGATCGGACCCGGCCGGGACAGGCTGGCGATGGCCTTCACGGCGCTCCCTGAACCGAGGAAGGCATGGGCCTTGTACATCGAATGCGCGACGATATGCAGGAGCGCGAGCGGCCACAGCCCGAGCCCGCATTGCAGCAGCATGAAGCCCATCTGCGATACGGTCGACCAGGCAAGCGCCGTCTTGACCGCGCTCTGGGTCAGCATCACGACGGCGCCGAACAGTGCCGTGAACCCGCCGATGATCACGAGCGCGGCCATGGCACCGGCGCTGGCCTGAACCATGTCCGCCGTCCGGATCAGAAGAAAGCCGCCCGCATTGACGACCCCGGCATGCAGAAGGGCCGAGACAGGGGTCGGTGCCTCCATGACTTCGGTGAGCCAGCCGTGCAGCGGAAAGGCCGCTGTCTTCAGCGCTGCGGCGAGCACGAGCAACGCCACCGCCAGATGGGCGGCAATGGGCAGGCCCGACGCGGCGGCGGCGGCAAGGGGCGCGATTTCAGACGAGCCGAAAGCGACGAAAAGCAGCAGCGCGGCCAGGACCAGCGCGGCGTCGCCGGCATGCCAGACCAGCGAGAATTTGGCGGCGGCGCGACGGGCGGCCGCGCGTTCGGGATAGAACAGCAACAACCCGCGCAGTCCGGTTCCGACGCCGACAAAAGCGAGAATCAGAATTGTGAAACTGCCCGACTGTACGACGATCAATACCGCGGCAAGCGTCGCCAGCATGCGCCCGTGGAACCATCCCTCGCGGGCCTCGCCATCCAGATAGGTGCGGGAATAGCGCATCACGACCCAACCGATGAAGGCGACGAGCAGGGTCATCGTTGCGCCGACGGCATCGAGACGGATGACAAGCGCGAAGGGCCCGTCGAAGAGGGAGAGCTGCGCCGGTCCGGTGGCGAGAAGTTGCACGAGCCCCGCCGCCGCCAGTCCGAGTGCCGCCAGCGGCGCGGCCTCGGACAGCCACGGCGTGGCACCGGGGCGCGTGCCCGGACGTGCAAACGCGACAACCGCTGCGGCCAGGAGGGCGATCGGGGCGAAAACGGTCAACGGCAGAAATGACAACAAGGCGGACCTCTGGACGGCAACGGGCGGGCGGAAACGGGCTCGCCATGCATTTACCGCCTTACGTCCCATCAAAAAATTACATATTATTCGCTTTATCGTTCGGTATAATAGAATAATGACCACACTGAACCTGCATCACCTGCGCCTGTTCCGTGCCGTCGCGCGGGACGGCACCCTGACCGGCGCGGCGCGGGCGCTGAACCTTTCGCAG
This window encodes:
- a CDS encoding proton-conducting transporter membrane subunit — its product is MLSFLPLTVFAPIALLAAAVVAFARPGTRPGATPWLSEAAPLAALGLAAAGLVQLLATGPAQLSLFDGPFALVIRLDAVGATMTLLVAFIGWVVMRYSRTYLDGEAREGWFHGRMLATLAAVLIVVQSGSFTILILAFVGVGTGLRGLLLFYPERAAARRAAAKFSLVWHAGDAALVLAALLLFVAFGSSEIAPLAAAAASGLPIAAHLAVALLVLAAALKTAAFPLHGWLTEVMEAPTPVSALLHAGVVNAGGFLLIRTADMVQASAGAMAALVIIGGFTALFGAVVMLTQSAVKTALAWSTVSQMGFMLLQCGLGLWPLALLHIVAHSMYKAHAFLGSGSAVKAIASLSRPGPIAVPKAAAVVKAFGLALALYGAVALTFTLMAGPKSPQALAIGAMLIFGVAYLVAQGLADAAPAALTRRTGLAALGAALAYFTFQQAADALWGASLPAAPFAGPLEWALIVLAVCSFGVVAVAQTLFPLWAHHPSAAGLRVHIANGLYLNALLDRLIGGFRVTKSS